From a single Candoia aspera isolate rCanAsp1 chromosome 2, rCanAsp1.hap2, whole genome shotgun sequence genomic region:
- the LOC134492442 gene encoding olfactory receptor 13H1-like produces the protein MRENMVRTSNESLVTEFILIGFSEYPRAQIILFCFLLVVYLISSLGNGLIIMLSIADPQLHTPMYFFISVLSTIDFTLSNNVLPEIMVNCFIYRPTIAFSRCLPQMYLGVFLVATECIVLAIMAYDRWAAICQPLHYTQIMSWRLCIYLVATSVALAFMTTLIYVLLRPTDFCGHHILNHFGCEVQFVLKLACSNTDISELFMHVVSLFVLIPPFGFIVVTYGRISLAILRISSAQGRRKAFSTCSAHLAVVSVFYGTLMIMYLRPEGKSVHEKDKVISLTYGALTPMLNPLIYSLRNKDVKAAFWKLVARKMLK, from the coding sequence atgagagagaatatGGTACGAACTTCAAATGAATCACTGGTGACTGAGTTCATCTTAATTGGATTTTCAGAATATCCCCGAGCTCAGATTATCCTATTTTGCTTCCTCTTGGTGGTGTATCTCATTAGTTCTCTTGGCAATGGGCTCATCATCATGTTGAGCATTGCCGACCCACAGCTTCACACCCCcatgtatttcttcatttctgtccTTTCCACAATAGACTTTACTCTTTCCAACAATGTACTTCCTGAGATCATGGTGAACTGCTTCATCTACAGGCCCACAATTGCTTTCTCCAGATGTTTGCCCCAAATGTACCTTGGTGTATTTCTGGTTGCAACAGAGTGCATTGTCTTGGCTATCATGGCATATGATCGCTGGGCAGCTATATGCCAGCCCTTACACTACACGCAGATCATGAGTTGGAGATTATGCATTTATCTGGTTGCCACATCAGTGGCTCTTGCCTTTATGACCACCCTGATATATGTGCTCTTGCGGCCCACTGACTTCTGTGGCCATCACATCCTCAACCATTTTGGATGTGAGGTGCAATTTGTACTCAAATTAGCTTGCTCCAACACAGACATCAGTGAGCTCTTTATGCATGTCGTCAGCCTCTTTGTGCTAATCCCTCCCTTTGGCTTCATAGTTGTGACATATGGTCGCATCAGCCTGGCTATTCTGCGTATAAGCTCTGCCCAGGGACGCAGAAAAGCCTTCTCCACCTGCAGTGCTCACCTTGCTGTGGTCAGTGTCTTTTATGGGACACTCATGATCATGTACTTGAGACCGGAAGGCAAATCTGTTCATGAAAAGGACAAGGTCATCTCCTTAACGTATGGGGCTCTGACTCCCATGCTCAATCCTCTGATCTACAGCCTGAGGAACAAGGATGTCAAGGCAGCATTCTGGAAGCTGGTTGCAAGAAAAATGTTAAAGTGA